tctccagccccacctccagCTTTTAAAAAAGCATGGGTTCTAGGGGTTGAACTAAGATCATTAGGCTTATGAGGCTCACCTTTCCTCcagccttctgtttttttctaagtGATAAGATATTctagggaacattctttttccccCCTGGGAACTTGGGCTatggaaacagagaaggaggagaaagagtggTGGGGCTCCTCTCCAAGGCCATCGTGGTGAGGGAGCCAAGTGTTAGGTGGCATAGTCATTCCAAGAGGTTCAGGGGAGTCCTGGGCAGAGGTTATTACCCCAAACCTTCATCACTAAATAATCACCATCAATGTCTAAATTTTACCTGCCCTTAGCTCCACACAtaggcagaagaacatccagaagcCTAGATGCTGGGTTTGGCTGCTGGGAGTTCACAACCTGGCTCAGTGCTTAGTGGTCTGTTACAGACTTCTTATGGGTTCTATTCCACTTCTGCTTATTGTTAAATGGACAACACTGCAAATAGAGTGATTCTTGGCCAGGAATACAGTGTTGgctgttggggaccacactagccccacgttggggcggccaaaaaatgttggggtccacactagccccatgttggggcagccaaaaaatgtctcggcccgagcaaaatgttaaggcccgggccaacccacgtttgggcggccactgtatcccggcccaagctgctgctccggtctgcaggtcggggttcagcaagagcgagggtgagggcagactctacctaatgtctgatgtgtctgatgatccctctatagtctgattctgatctgttctgtctctgccttttatatgtcttacttctaagccacacttctaagttacacctttaatcatgcccttaggtcttgtctctaactctgatctctatacttctaaatcatactattaagttacacacctttaatctcacacacctttaatctcaaggtatctaaaccaagattattaaccaagtgtgctcagctgttgtaggctattgtaatccaaatctcatgtcagggtatatggctcaagatggctgcaaagctgatagccgctttctgctaaaagttggcccccaacagttgGCTATGTTAATTTACTGTTTTCATTGCCCACAATGTCACTTTTAGTTAACTTTCTTCACTCAGCCTCATTTTCATCATCTGGAACAAGAAGCGGACGAGTGAGGTgcctcagcaggcaaaggcaagCCTGACTCAGAGCTCATGTGAAGGAAATATGGAACTGActtttgaaagttgtcctctgagcccCCATACctcaaagaaatgtttttaaagggaTGGGGACACTTATTTCACCATGAAGTATTTAAGTGCACTTGTGAACATCTTAGTGCAGGTAGAAACTGTGATTCTTACACTGATATTGCTTGGATCCATGAATAGCACACAGTAAACAGTTGTAAGTACACCAAGTAACTCAAAGGGCAAATTATTAATGTTGTAGTGACCAGGTCAATGTCTACCAAGGTCTCTGTGGCTCCGAGAGAATGAGCTTGGAGTCCTAGCAGAAACCTGATCCAAGCAGAATACCAGCAGACCTGAAATTTCCCATAGCACTTATTCAATGCCTTCGGCCTGTTAGTTCAGGGGTCCTTTATATTCCTTTGACTTTTGTATGTGACTGTAGGGAGGATGATgttatcattttataaatgagcaAAGAGGATCAGAGCAGGGGAGGCCAAGAGTAGAAATTCCTGTGTTAGAAATGAGCAACAGAGGCACTGGGCTGCTCTTCTTGGCACTGGAGACTGTTGGCAGCACAAGGTTAACTAGGTTCTGATTCCTTGTCTCATAGACTTGGAGGTAACATCTGTGCTGTCCTGCGGCTCTCTGGTCCACTCAAGGAGCAGTATGCTCGGGTAGGTGGTGGCTTGTGGCATCTGGGGGCGCTGGGAGGAGCCTGCTTTTGGAGCAATGGCTACTGCTTGAGTCACTGGCTCAAGAGAGTCTAGATATGAGGTCCTATTTtaaggacaaacaaacaaagaagaaaagggaggggtcCAGGAAGGGGTGTAGGCACTTGAGTTGGCAGCTCTGATGTCTTGTAACTAAGGATCTGTACTATAATTCCCTTTCTCAAACCATGTCGCACTAGCATATTCCGCCACCCAGCTGGCCTGATGCAACCCTTGAATTCTCAGGGCCTGGGAAGATGGTGCAgttgataaaatgcttgccatgacCTGAGTTCTAGTTTGAATAcctatataaaaagccaggcatggcactgcacacctgtaatcccagcactaggggaggcagagacaggcagatctctgtggcttGCTTGCCAGACAGCTTGGCCTAATTGGTGAGGTCCAGTCCCAGTGGAAGACCTTAtcccaaaaacaaaataaaaaacctcaaGATGGCTGGAACAGCATCTGAGGTTGCCGACCCGCAAACCTGTGCACACGCACAGGGACATACTGTTTCCCCTAAAGAAATTTAGTCACATGAATTGTCAAGACACATTGTTAGGTAGGCTGAAAGCAAGATGCAGGGCAATGTACGGATGTCCTTGTCAATTTGGCTTTGGTATAATACAGCATCTGCGACTGGGTACTTTGTACAGAAAAGAGATAAATAACTCACAGTTGGGAAGGTCCAAGTACATGGTGGTGGCATTCTCTTAGATTCTGGTAAGGGGCTTATGGTGGAGGGGCAGTGGACAAGAGAAATATCACATGGTAAGAGGACTGAGGGGAGAGGCCTGGATCCTTATATAACGACATACTTTCAGGGTAGCCAATCCAGTCCCACAGAAGTGGGAACTCATTAGTCCTCTCTCAGAGGCACTGTATCCCAATACCACCATATTGGGGGCAAGGCTAAACGGGAGATTTGGTGGGGACAAACCAAACTAATGACTGAGAATGGTGGTGCATGTATTTCATCTcagtacttagaaggcagaggcaggtagatctctgaatttgaggcctgcctggtctacaaagcaagtccaggccagacagggttatggtgtgaggccctgtctcaaaaaaaaaaaaaaaagtatatttgcTCCTATATCCAGGTCTTCTTCaagtatatatagatatatctatatctacctatgtatatatatgtatacggtACTTGCCCCTTTGACCACAGTGCCAGCTGTGAGGGATGTTCCAGATGTGAATTTCTGCACTGCTGGAAAAGACACCATGGGAACTGCAGGCTGCCACAGGGagtggaagaggggagaagaagagatttttttattgtaaatgaaTGTATCTCTTTTGAattttgcttattattattattattattattattattattattattttgaaacaggattttacTATATATCTCTGTCTGGCCTGGACTctctttgtaggccaggctgacctcaaactcacagggatccacccccttctgcctcctgagtgctgggattaaagatgtgaaccaccattgcctggctatgggttatatttttgagaatgcctttctgttctggaGCCTTCTGGGTGGACCCTTTGCTGTCATTGTGTCTAGAGAAGGGGATGGAAGGCCTAGAAGCAGCTCCCTGAGGGTCAGGGTAGCCCCTCCTGTCTAAGGGTTTCTCTGGGTGTATAAGGTCCTAGTAACGCCCAGAGCCAAATGAAGCAATGCTGTTTCAGCCAAGTACCAGGACCTTGGGtgtgggaaaggagaagaggggggaCACATATCTCTCTGGGGTTTTTGATGGAGGCAAAAGATGCCAGAAGGACACAAGATTTCTGATTGGGATGCAATAGGCTAAGGCTGTGCCCAGGGATTGCAAACTAACTTCAAGATTAGTTTAAGCCAGAAATAATTGGAAGATGAAGCcctcagaagagaaaaaagacacCACACATGTCAAACAATTTTGGAATTATCTAAGACCTCCCAGCTTTGAGTATCTTGGGGCTCTCCCTTTGTAGGACTCTCTTCTTTGTGGCCATTGTTTCTCTCCAAGCTGGCTAGCGACTGTGCAGGGAGGTGCCAGGCAGGGCTGGTTCTTCCCATTTCAGAAAGGACTGTGTCATGGATGGACTTGCATTGCAGGAGCATGGCTTGGATTTCCAGAGACTTCTGGACTCGAGCACCTACAAGGAGACCTATCGGAGGGACATGATCTGTTGGGGGGAGGAGAAGCGCCAGGCTGACCCAGGCTTCTTCTGCCGGAAGATTGTGGAAGGCGTGTCCCAGCCTATCTGGGTAAGGGGGCTCTGCCTTGGTGTACAAAACAGgtcttcccatccccctcctgtgGCCATCTCTCATCTTCACTGCCACCTTCTGCCTATGTCACTAGCATCTCAGAAGTCCTTGATGTCTCTTGCCTCTGTGGGCCATCTCTGGACAGGAGCCAGAGTGACTTCATAAAAGTAAGCCATGTATCAATGGCATATCCAGAATACTGGTGCTCCCTACCCTCTCTGCTGGTGCTCCCTACCCTCTCCCAAACAAAGTCTGAGCTTTGATGTGAATGTTGGGCTCCAGCATTCCTCTCCATCTCAACAGAGCTTCTCTTGCATCAGTCATGCGGTTGTGAccttgcttcctttccttcttgcctgctttccttctttcctgcatttatttatttgtttgtttgtttatttatttatttattttagacaaagtcttaatatgtagccctggccagcTACTTTGTAGACTAGAATGGccccagactcacagagatccacctgcctctgcctcccaagtgctggaattaaatgcagTACCAGCACAGCTGGCAGATCGGGTCTTTGGGTGTCTTCCCTGCCTGGCTGTCCTTTCTTGACCTCTTTACCTGATTTACTCTGACTCCTTTCATGTCACCTCCATGGGGAAGCCTTCCTTGACAGACATCatagtcttttctttttcccttcctttctcctaagacagggtctcatggaacccaggctggccctgaacctCTGTGTGGTAAAGATGGCCTTGAGCCCCGAttcccctgcttccaccttcccaGGTCTTAACTAGCCCATAGCACCCTACTGGGCCTCCTTCATTCATCTCTGTGGTAAATTCTGAGGGTCTCCTTTTCCCAGGCACCTCTCTAGGGCCTTAGGATGTGCTGGTACAAAATGGAATGAAGAGTTTACCTTCAAGGAACTTCCTGTTATAGTTAGGATTTTGGAAGACATGTTCTAAATAAATGTAGGTAGTGCCAGGGCAGGCAAACGGGACAGGTGGAGGTGTGGGCAGGCCGGGGAAGAACTGCTCTTTAAGGCCTGTTGTCTAAGGACTGCTTTTTAAGGCTTAAGAAGGCTTTGTTCTTAAAGCAAGGTCAGAGCATGACTGGAAGGAAGTGAAGGAGTGAGCTAAACGGGTAATTAGTGAAGTAGCTTTCTAGAAAGAGGGACCAGAGTGTAAAGGCTGGAGAGGGGTCCAATCTTGCTATGGTTGAGAAACAGCCATTGTGGTAGCCCGTGGGAGGTTAAGGGCAAAGCTTATAAGGCTTTGGAAGAGTGGAAGTCACTAAGAAGTTCTGAGAAGAGGAAAGACGTGGTTTAAAAATTAAAGGGCAATTTAATTAATTGATAGGGTGTAGACCAATGGTGGAGCATGTTTTAGTATCTGGACATAGTTCTTGGAAGGAATGGGGTTGAGGAcctgagatggctcaatggataaagccctggagttcaaatcccctggaacccacattaaaaaaaaaaaaaaaaggacagacgggggctggtgagatgtctggGTGGATAAAGGCATCTGCTGTCAAGCCTGAAGGCCTGAGtttccccaggacccacatgacggaaggagaaaactgacaccTTTgaattatttacacacacacacacacacacacacacacacacacacacacacacacacacacacacgctcccaCATCTGGCATTATAGATGTGGTGTATATGCCTGTAATTTTAACACTCAGGAAGTAAAGGCAGGGAGTTGAAGGTTAGCCTTTGCTAtgtaacaagtttgaggccagccagagctacatagtgatactttgtctcaaaaccaaacaaaggatTTAACAGGCTTGCCCTGGCTGCTGGAGAGCAGGCAAGAGCGAAGCAAAGGCCTAGTGATCCGCCTAAGTGATCAGCCAGTGACAGGCTGACCTCAGAGTTGTGAGAGACCTGAGAAGGGGCCAGTTTTACATGGATTTTAAGGATAGAGCTGCTCAGAGTTGGGTAGGTGATGAAGTTGGTTCTGGGGTAGAAGGACAAGGATTTTATTCTGAGTAGAGACAGGAAGGGTGAGGATTGGTGAGGTCAGGAGTTGAGAAACTATGTTTCAGCCAGCTCTGGGCTGACATTCATCCGTCTGCACTGTGGTCCCTGATAATTGGAGAAGCTGCTGTGTGTCTCGAATTGCATCTCGTGCAATTGTATTGTATGTTCCAGTGCCAAAAGGGCAGGGCAAGGTGTATTTTGTTTATGATACCAGCCTCAGTGCCTGGCATACTTGCAATGCCCCTTACTTAGAACTGCAGCTGAGTGATCCTGCTGCCTGGCAAGTGGCAGTACTCAGAGATGGTTGTTCAGTGAGCTGTACCATTGCTCTGGCTTCCATACCCCTGCCCCTCCCcgattcccagccttcctttcctaTAGCAcggtcttagtcagggtttctatttctgcacaaacatcatgaccaagaaacaagttggggaggaaagggtttattcagcttacatttctacATTGCTGTCCATcaccgaaggaagtcaggactggaactcaagcaggtcaggaagcaggagctaatgaagcggccatggagggatgtcacttactggcttgcttcccctggcttgctcagtttgctttcttatagaacccaagactaccagcccaaggatggtaccacccacatggTCACCTGTTTGTGCCTCTTCTTTGCAGCTAGTGAGTGACACACGAAGGGTGTCTGACATCCAGTGGTTTCAGGAGGCCTATGGGGCTGCGACCCACACAGTCCGAGTAGTAGCCTCTGAGCAGAGTCGACAGCACCGGGGCTGGGTGTTCACACCAGGTAGGCTGCAAATAGCATTTATCCCCATGGCTCAGCACATAGCTCAGCCACCCCTGTGCTCTAGGCCTACAGAGAGTGAGTGTGAGTCTATAAAGGGGAACCTAAGGCCTGAGGAATGGGTTGATAGAAGGTCAAGTTCATAGGGTATCTTCTTTGGCTGTCTTGTTAAGGCCACTGGGGCTTCCCCCATTTTTGTGGCTTTGGGGACTGACAGTGGTTGGTgagaagccaaacaaaccctAGATAAGCCATGGGGCCAGACAGGAAATTTTCCAGGGGCCTCAGTGGTACTAGCCCAGGACCTGCTTTGCAGATAGTTCTGAGGCCTCTGTCCTGCCCCAGGTCACTATTCCTTGGATACACTCAGATCTAATGAGTGTGAAAGCTAACAGCGTATGTCTTGGGTGCTCTGGCAGGCCAGCCTGGCTCTGGTGCTTTATACACTCCCTGTTACAGACTCATACTTTACAAGTACCATGTGGATGCTGCTCTTCCCGTACTCATGACCCATGAGGGCCTTGGCCCAGAAAAGTCAAGTCTCTTTCTCAAGGCCATGAAGAGTGGGAGGAGCCACACTCTCACCCTGCTTTCAGCCCTGAGGACAGAGAGCCTCCCAGCAAGCTCCAGTTCCGAATATGCCAGCCTGGCCTAACAGTGTGACACCTTCTTGGGTTGTCTGCAGTTGTTGTTGATCCAGTCTTCTCTGTAGGTGATGGCCAGAGCAGATTGATTTCTTCAGGGGCTGCCTGTGAGCTCAGCCCGTGGTGGGAGGCCACACATAGCTCACAGAGGCTCTCAGAGGAGAGGCACAGGGTGGATGCCTGGTATCTTCAGGGTTGGGGCCTGActcctctgttcttcctcccaGGGGTGGATGATGCTGAGTCAGAATGTGGCCTGGATAACTTTGGGAACTTCGACTGGGTCATTGAGAACCACGGGGATGAGCAGTGCCTGGAGGATCAGTTGGAGAACCTGCTGGAATTTATTCATGCCAAACTTTAGTGATGAGCCTTGCGGGGTGAGCAGAGACTGATGGACTGGGCTAACAGTGGT
Above is a genomic segment from Arvicanthis niloticus isolate mArvNil1 chromosome 4, mArvNil1.pat.X, whole genome shotgun sequence containing:
- the Pmvk gene encoding phosphomevalonate kinase — protein: MAPLGASPRLVLLFSGKRKSGKDFVTERLQSRLGGNICAVLRLSGPLKEQYAREHGLDFQRLLDSSTYKETYRRDMICWGEEKRQADPGFFCRKIVEGVSQPIWLVSDTRRVSDIQWFQEAYGAATHTVRVVASEQSRQHRGWVFTPGVDDAESECGLDNFGNFDWVIENHGDEQCLEDQLENLLEFIHAKL